The stretch of DNA CGTACCGCTTCTCGAGTCCGTCAAGCGTAATTTCAGACATGAATATCGTGCAGTGACGGCGCTTCAGGAGTTCTGCTGCATCGCGGTGAACTCGTCGGAGAGATCGGCGCTGTGCTCGGCGAGGAACTCCCAGTCCGGGAACGCGATGCTCGCCGCTTCCTCGCTGTTACTCGGCAGGTCGTCGGCGAGGTCGCCGGCGTACTCGGTGTTCTCGTTACAGAACAGGGTGGGCATCTCCTCGGACCACGCCGTCTGTACCGACGCGTCCATGAGGAAGTTGATGAACTCCTCGGCGCGGTCGCGTTTGTCGGTGCCCTTGACGACACACCAGTGGTTCAGGTAGCCGGTCGTCTCCGCCGGCATCGTGTGCGTCAGCCCGTCGTAGTCGTCGATATCGTACGCCGTCTGCTCGTAGTACCACTGGGCGACGTCGATGACGTCGTTTCGGAAGGCCTGCCAGATGTCCTCGCCGGAGCTGGCCCAACTGGTGATCGGCCAGTCGCGGACCGTCTCGAGGACGTCGTCGTGCAGGTCGGCGTCGTGCATCTCCGCACCGAGTTCCCGGTCGTCCATCCCGACGGCGGCGGCGTACATCGGATACCACCAGAAGCCGGTATCGACGCCGATGCCGTTGCTCTCCTCGACCGCCGGCGCGGAGAGATCGCTCCACGACTCGGGTTCGATGTCCAGCTCCTCGCGGTGGACGATGGTACAGGGGGCCCCGTCGACCGGCATTCCGTACTCCGTGCTCCGGAACTCCGCGTAGTGGTCGATGAGCTCGTCGGCGTTGGGGACGTTCTCCGTCCTGATCTCGTGGAAGAGATCGTCCTGCCGGCCGTAGTAGTAGAAGTTCCCCTCGGTGATGGTGACGTCGTACGGCGGATCGCCGTCCGGCGCGGTC from Natrinema salaciae encodes:
- a CDS encoding ABC transporter substrate-binding protein codes for the protein MPAGPDRDAETSGCESESAPSTNRVRDSVSRRRVLSATATGSVTALAGCTELLSSGSGDSLRVSVWSGNYADRFEESVVPRYEAEFDAELEVQRGWNDILTDIQTAPDGDPPYDVTITEGNFYYYGRQDDLFHEIRTENVPNADELIDHYAEFRSTEYGMPVDGAPCTIVHREELDIEPESWSDLSAPAVEESNGIGVDTGFWWYPMYAAAVGMDDRELGAEMHDADLHDDVLETVRDWPITSWASSGEDIWQAFRNDVIDVAQWYYEQTAYDIDDYDGLTHTMPAETTGYLNHWCVVKGTDKRDRAEEFINFLMDASVQTAWSEEMPTLFCNENTEYAGDLADDLPSNSEEAASIAFPDWEFLAEHSADLSDEFTAMQQNS